The genomic region TAATGAGGAATTTCCTCACTGTGAAACTCCAAATTCGAAAAATCCGCCCCTACTAAATACTAAATCTATACTAAATACTGAAAGAGAACTAAATACTGAATATATTCAAAATACTAATACAACACCAAATACTAAATATGAGCCATTGACCAACTGTAGCATAAATACCAGGGGCATAAGTCAAAAGTCTAATAAAAATCATATAGAGAAAAATTGGTGGAGTTGTAGTAATTCAGACATATATCAAATTTATCAAGAAAATTCTTTTGGAAAGATTAACAGCATAATTAAAGAACTTCTAGACAGCTATATTAATAAATACTCAAAGGAAGCTGTAAAGGAAGCTATGATTGAAGCTATAAAAAATAATAAATATACTTTAAGCTATGTGGAAGGCATTCTTAAAAACAGGTATAAAAGGCAGAAAGAGTTAGAAGAGAAAAATTGGGGAGCTTCCACATCAGGTTATGAAGATTTAATTCTAAATCTGGATGATCTATGGGATTAAGCTTAAAACTCCTTAAGAATTTACCCTATTTTATAAAATAAAGGGATAAATACACAAGGCAATAATTCCTGCTCCAATCATCACATAGATAGGGTTTAGCTTCCATTTTCTAAGAACAAAGAAGGAAAGGAAAAAGATTAAAAGCGCAACAAAATCTATGCTTTCAATGTCAAGGGAGATCTTTTCTTCTTTCCATAAGGCTAAAGTTATTAAAGATAAGGCTGCTGATGTAATCATGGCAATAACTGCTGGCCTAAGCCCCTTTAAAACAGATTGAACTGCAGACAACCCCCTGTATTTATAGTAAATATAAGCTAAAATAAGCACTATAATGCAGGAAGGAAGTACAGAAGCAATAGTAGCAACAATAGCTCCTAAAATGCCAGCTATACGCATTCCTACAAAGCTTGCAGCATTAATTCCTATTGGGCCAGGAGTCATTTGAGAAATTGTTATTACATCTGCAAATTCTTTCATATTCAGCCATTCATTAATCTCAACAATTTGATTTTGAATAAGAGGCATGGCTGCATAACCACCACCAAAGGTAAATAGACCTACTTGAAAGAAACTCCAAAATAATTTAAGGTATATCAGTTTAATCAGCTCCTTTTCTTCTATCTTTTGAAAAGTACATGGAAGCAATTCCTATCAAGCCGCTCAGTAAAATAATAATTACAACATTAATATTCAGGAAAAAGGAAGCTATAAAGGCAGCAAACATAACAATTATAGGCATAAGCTTTCTTTCCTTAAAAATATCAGTTATCATGCTGACTGATACATCAAGAACAACTGCAGCAACTCCAGCCTGCATTCCTTTTAGTATATATTTTACAAAAATGTTTTCAATAAAAGCAGAGTAGGCTAGTGATATAATTGATAAAATAATAAGGGGAGGGAGAATGGTTCCTATAATTGTTATAATAGCCCCCAATATTCCTGCTAAGCGATACCCAACAAGTATAGAGGCATTTACAGCCATTGCACCTGGAGATGCTTGAGCTATTGCTGTTAAGTCCAACATTTCTTCTTCTTCAATCCATTTATACTCTTTAACAAACTTCTTTCTCATTAGGGGAACAATAACGTAACCCCCACCAAAAGTGAAGGCACTTAAAAAGAAAGTTGATTTAAATAATTTAAAATAAAAATTAAACTTTTCCTTCAAAATTTTCACCTCGATAGCTTTATTATAATAGTTATCAAACTATAAGTAAAATTTTTAGTTCATAATTTTTAAAGTAAGACAAGCTCTAACTTCTGAAAGACTTGAAAATACTAGTTTTAGAAACTATAATAAATATGTAAAGTGGACAGAAAAAGGCTCATTTTAGCTTGTCCTAGTGAGTAAAAATATTAATTCTAAGCTAGTCCGCA from Clostridium isatidis harbors:
- a CDS encoding DnaD domain protein; this translates as MSIIRVGKNKNYTVIHNGFLTDSRLSLKAKGLLAYFLSKPDDWSFYTNEIFKNCKDGKDSISTAIKELISCGYVKRSRKRDEKGKFVRGSEFIVYETPSLIEIDEEEEINMDSPELEEAIKDNSYSEKPNMENPKGKNPNLEMPNEEFPHCETPNSKNPPLLNTKSILNTERELNTEYIQNTNTTPNTKYEPLTNCSINTRGISQKSNKNHIEKNWWSCSNSDIYQIYQENSFGKINSIIKELLDSYINKYSKEAVKEAMIEAIKNNKYTLSYVEGILKNRYKRQKELEEKNWGASTSGYEDLILNLDDLWD
- a CDS encoding chromate transporter, with translation MKILKEKFNFYFKLFKSTFFLSAFTFGGGYVIVPLMRKKFVKEYKWIEEEEMLDLTAIAQASPGAMAVNASILVGYRLAGILGAIITIIGTILPPLIILSIISLAYSAFIENIFVKYILKGMQAGVAAVVLDVSVSMITDIFKERKLMPIIVMFAAFIASFFLNINVVIIILLSGLIGIASMYFSKDRRKGAD
- a CDS encoding chromate transporter, whose protein sequence is MIYLKLFWSFFQVGLFTFGGGYAAMPLIQNQIVEINEWLNMKEFADVITISQMTPGPIGINAASFVGMRIAGILGAIVATIASVLPSCIIVLILAYIYYKYRGLSAVQSVLKGLRPAVIAMITSAALSLITLALWKEEKISLDIESIDFVALLIFFLSFFVLRKWKLNPIYVMIGAGIIALCIYPFIL